A genome region from Planctomycetota bacterium includes the following:
- a CDS encoding VOC family protein, with product MAAHTQIFVNLPVRNLAASTAFFRHLGFEIDPRFSGEHGSCVVFSDTIFAMLLTHDAFRSYTTKAIADATRTTEVLVCITRPRREDVDELVRRAVAAGGSVHKEPQEHAFMYGHAFTDLDGHIWEVIWLDTTALPTRV from the coding sequence ATGGCGGCACACACGCAGATCTTCGTCAACCTGCCCGTCCGCAACCTGGCGGCATCGACCGCGTTCTTCCGGCACCTCGGGTTCGAGATCGACCCGCGGTTCTCGGGCGAGCACGGCTCGTGCGTCGTCTTCTCCGACACCATCTTCGCGATGCTCCTGACGCACGACGCCTTCCGCTCGTACACCACCAAGGCCATCGCCGACGCGACCCGCACCACCGAGGTGCTCGTGTGCATCACCAGGCCACGGCGCGAGGACGTGGACGAGCTGGTCCGCCGGGCCGTCGCCGCGGGAGGGAGCGTGCACAAGGAGCCCCAGGAGCACGCGTTCATGTACGGGCACGCCTTCACCGACCTCGACGGGCACATCTGGGAAGTGATCTGGCTCGACACCACGGCCCTGCCGACACGCGTGTAG
- a CDS encoding VWA domain-containing protein yields the protein MTVRLDEPVWVWALGALVLLTLIGARWLLAMTGVRRAAAVLVRVVLGAVLVAALADLSTVRRSEALAVVAVVDTSGSARRYYRGAQGEDATAQAAAFLRAAGVSRGPDDLLGIVAFDAAPVGVRRPTRAGVGDLSLDVRTGEGTNIAEALRLARAMIPPGAAGRLVLISDGVQTAGDALTAAQEAPGAGVVAGTVVPVDVVPLEYSVDREVAIEAVDAPATAAAGSTVSVRVALSSTQATTGTLRLLRNGESVDISPGAPGDGLAVALEPGLRVERVEVPLGEGRVHRFRAVFEPALGPDDQGGVRALADTIEENNRGEAFTVSPGRGSVLLVGEPESLSSRTLAGVLRAGGADVRVTAPAGLSADLLALQAHDLVILNDVPAEDVPDAVQLALRTHVNDLGGGLVYVGGLNSYAPGGWRGSTLEPVLPVDLEVPDVVVTPDAATIFVLDNSGSMWRPVLGSGRSQQELANDAAALAVRSMDRRDLVGVVTFNTEATLEAPLAPNDDPPALVRTIRGISSGGGTNAPAGMEIAIAEMRRAGRDAKVRHIVLLTDGVSQAQQRLVPLAEQCAAEGIKVSTIAVGDSADNALLRRMASVGGGEHFEAQSAAQLPRLLLKAVRIVRSPLIREEPFTPVVLGGGSAVTAGLDAPPILGGLVLTRPRTEPGITLAMTTPRGEPVLAIWNVGLGQVAAWTSDAGAWSRAWIDDPAYARLWTQILRTVGRAPESPTIRGESESGPEGIRLRLVAQNPDATPMDALAVDATVFAPSGEARTLVLSQVAPGVYEGLARVRETGTHVAVIRPTRDGRPLPASVVGSTVLEGVEYRARSSDAALLERIARASGGRVLSIDRPADAALFERTGVPPRESVSSLWRPLLSWALALLLLDIATRRIAWDRWISRRFNPDLLAAERLERERALAAGRTVGGLRAGRLRAEDAPPAGPALTLGANDAAALAAAARDRRRAERLAGLRA from the coding sequence GTGACGGTCCGACTCGACGAGCCCGTCTGGGTCTGGGCGCTGGGCGCGCTCGTGCTGCTCACGCTGATCGGCGCGCGATGGCTGCTCGCGATGACCGGCGTGCGCCGGGCCGCCGCGGTCCTGGTGCGGGTGGTGCTGGGCGCCGTGCTCGTGGCGGCGTTGGCGGACCTGAGCACGGTCCGCCGGTCCGAGGCGCTGGCGGTGGTCGCCGTCGTGGATACCTCGGGGAGCGCTCGTCGGTATTACCGGGGGGCACAGGGCGAAGACGCGACCGCGCAGGCCGCCGCGTTTCTTCGCGCCGCCGGTGTCTCGCGCGGACCGGACGATCTCCTGGGCATCGTCGCCTTCGACGCGGCGCCGGTGGGCGTCCGGAGGCCGACCCGCGCGGGCGTGGGCGATCTGTCCCTCGACGTCCGCACCGGCGAGGGCACCAACATCGCCGAGGCCCTGCGCCTGGCGCGCGCCATGATCCCCCCCGGCGCGGCCGGTCGCCTCGTGCTGATCTCGGACGGCGTGCAGACCGCCGGCGACGCCCTGACCGCGGCGCAGGAAGCGCCGGGCGCGGGCGTCGTCGCCGGCACGGTGGTGCCGGTGGATGTCGTGCCGCTGGAGTACAGCGTCGACCGCGAGGTCGCCATCGAGGCGGTGGACGCCCCCGCCACCGCCGCCGCGGGCAGCACGGTCAGCGTGCGCGTCGCGCTCTCGAGCACGCAGGCGACGACCGGCACGCTCCGCCTCCTGCGCAACGGCGAGAGCGTGGACATCTCGCCCGGCGCGCCCGGCGACGGGCTGGCGGTGGCGCTCGAGCCCGGGCTGCGCGTCGAGCGGGTGGAGGTCCCGCTGGGCGAGGGGCGCGTGCACCGGTTCCGGGCCGTCTTCGAGCCCGCGCTGGGCCCCGACGACCAGGGGGGCGTGCGTGCGCTCGCCGACACGATCGAGGAGAACAACCGGGGCGAGGCCTTCACCGTGAGCCCCGGGCGCGGGTCGGTCCTGCTGGTGGGCGAGCCCGAGTCGCTGTCGTCGCGCACGCTGGCGGGCGTGCTGCGCGCGGGCGGGGCCGACGTCCGCGTCACCGCGCCCGCCGGGCTCTCGGCCGACCTGCTCGCGCTGCAGGCGCACGACCTGGTGATCCTGAACGATGTGCCGGCCGAGGACGTTCCCGACGCCGTGCAACTCGCCCTGCGCACGCATGTGAACGACCTGGGGGGCGGGCTGGTGTACGTGGGGGGGCTCAACTCGTATGCGCCGGGCGGCTGGCGGGGCTCAACGCTCGAGCCCGTGCTCCCGGTCGACCTCGAGGTGCCCGACGTGGTCGTGACGCCCGACGCCGCGACGATCTTCGTGCTCGACAACTCCGGCTCGATGTGGCGTCCGGTGCTGGGGTCGGGTCGCTCGCAGCAGGAACTGGCGAACGACGCCGCCGCCCTCGCGGTGCGTTCGATGGACCGGCGCGACCTGGTGGGCGTCGTCACGTTCAACACCGAGGCGACGCTCGAGGCGCCGCTGGCGCCCAACGACGACCCGCCCGCCCTCGTGCGCACCATCCGGGGGATCTCGTCGGGCGGCGGCACCAACGCGCCCGCGGGGATGGAGATCGCCATCGCCGAGATGCGCCGCGCCGGGCGCGACGCGAAGGTGCGCCACATCGTGCTCCTCACCGACGGCGTCTCGCAGGCGCAGCAGCGCCTTGTCCCCCTGGCCGAGCAGTGCGCCGCGGAGGGCATCAAGGTCTCGACCATCGCGGTGGGCGACAGCGCCGACAACGCGCTGCTGCGGCGCATGGCCTCCGTCGGCGGGGGCGAGCACTTCGAGGCCCAGAGCGCCGCCCAACTCCCCCGCCTGCTGCTCAAGGCCGTCCGCATCGTGCGCTCCCCGCTCATCCGCGAGGAGCCGTTCACGCCCGTCGTGCTCGGGGGCGGGTCGGCCGTCACCGCCGGGCTCGACGCGCCGCCGATCCTGGGCGGGCTCGTGCTCACCCGCCCGCGCACCGAGCCGGGCATCACCCTCGCGATGACCACGCCCCGGGGCGAGCCCGTGCTCGCGATCTGGAACGTCGGCCTCGGGCAGGTCGCGGCGTGGACGAGCGACGCGGGCGCCTGGTCGCGCGCCTGGATCGACGATCCCGCCTATGCCCGCCTCTGGACCCAGATCTTGCGCACCGTCGGCCGCGCGCCCGAGAGCCCGACCATCCGGGGCGAGAGCGAATCAGGCCCCGAGGGCATCCGCCTGAGACTGGTCGCGCAGAACCCCGACGCCACGCCCATGGACGCGCTCGCCGTCGACGCGACCGTCTTCGCGCCCTCGGGCGAGGCCCGCACGCTCGTGCTCTCGCAGGTGGCCCCGGGCGTGTACGAGGGGCTCGCGCGCGTGCGCGAGACCGGCACGCACGTCGCCGTCATCCGCCCCACGCGCGACGGACGCCCGCTGCCCGCGAGCGTCGTGGGCTCGACCGTGCTCGAGGGCGTCGAGTACCGCGCGCGATCGTCCGACGCCGCCCTGCTCGAGCGCATCGCCCGCGCGAGCGGCGGGCGGGTGCTGTCCATCGACCGCCCCGCCGACGCCGCCCTCTTCGAGCGCACCGGCGTGCCGCCGCGCGAAAGCGTGTCGTCGCTGTGGCGTCCGCTGCTGTCGTGGGCGCTCGCGCTGCTGCTGCTCGACATCGCGACGCGGCGCATCGCCTGGGACCGCTGGATCAGCCGGCGGTTCAACCCGGACCTGCTCGCCGCCGAGCGTCTCGAACGCGAGCGCGCGCTCGCGGCGGGCCGCACCGTCGGCGGGCTGCGGGCCGGGCGATTGCGCGCCGAGGACGCGCCGCCCGCCGGCCCGGCCCTCACGCTGGGCGCGAACGACGCGGCGGCGCTCGCGGCGGCCGCCCGCGACCGGCGCCGGGCCGAGCGCCTCGCGGGCCTTCGCGCCGA
- a CDS encoding biotin--[acetyl-CoA-carboxylase] ligase, translated as MTAPDETGRVRDAVGEILAREQRPARVVVLDETPSTQDVAREMARDLEGAWGVAIALAQTAGRGRLGRSWTASPGLSLACTIAIPAPALDPARLSLAAGVAAVRACEALLGTPNAVTRPPAPTAPDAPPAARLGLRWPNDVVERGPRGRKLSGVLIEMAGGAALVGVGINLRHTDADWPAELRGRAVSLRQLASRDDGPLVDVSAAACALVRAMSRVLREPFEHALDDWRACDVLTGTRRAFVRDGVRYEGMVRGVDPLSHLELDDDQRGLVRLDVLTTSMVHDVP; from the coding sequence ATGACCGCGCCCGACGAGACGGGCCGCGTGCGTGACGCGGTGGGCGAGATCCTGGCGCGCGAGCAACGCCCGGCGCGCGTCGTCGTGCTCGATGAAACGCCGAGCACGCAGGACGTCGCCCGCGAGATGGCGCGCGACCTCGAGGGGGCGTGGGGAGTGGCGATCGCGCTCGCGCAGACCGCCGGACGCGGGCGCCTCGGCCGCTCGTGGACCGCCTCGCCCGGCCTGTCGCTCGCGTGCACCATCGCGATCCCCGCCCCGGCGCTCGACCCGGCCCGCCTCAGCCTCGCGGCGGGCGTGGCGGCGGTGCGCGCGTGCGAGGCGCTGCTCGGCACGCCGAACGCAGTTACCCGGCCGCCCGCGCCTACCGCGCCAGATGCGCCGCCCGCTGCCCGTCTGGGCCTGCGCTGGCCGAACGACGTCGTGGAGCGCGGCCCGCGCGGGCGCAAGCTGTCGGGCGTGCTCATCGAGATGGCCGGCGGGGCGGCGTTGGTGGGCGTGGGCATCAACCTCCGACACACCGACGCCGACTGGCCCGCCGAACTCCGCGGCCGGGCCGTCTCGCTGCGACAACTGGCGTCCCGCGACGACGGGCCGCTCGTCGACGTTTCCGCCGCGGCGTGCGCGCTGGTTCGCGCCATGAGCCGCGTGCTGCGCGAGCCGTTCGAGCACGCCCTCGACGACTGGCGCGCGTGCGACGTGCTCACGGGCACCCGGCGCGCGTTCGTCCGCGATGGCGTGCGCTACGAGGGGATGGTGCGGGGCGTCGACCCGCTCAGCCACCTGGAACTCGACGACGACCAGCGTGGCCTCGTGCGCCTCGACGTGCTCACGACCTCTATGGTGCACGACGTGCCGTGA
- the atpH gene encoding ATP synthase F1 subunit delta codes for MPLLEIPADAVALTYARSLYDLASERGGREKIEEVLAELEDVLEIARHDAEFAELLSSRSVTAEARGASLRRIFAGRVTDLTLNFLLVLNAKKRIGALPAFVEGFDSLVQQRLGRVEVDVFTAERLDAASLASLRERLQGALSREVVLHPYIDPQMIGGVKLRIGDQLIDGSIATKLRRLKDQLATDGAAGVRARLPDILSE; via the coding sequence ATGCCGCTGCTCGAAATCCCCGCCGACGCCGTCGCGCTCACCTACGCCCGCAGCCTGTACGACCTCGCGTCGGAGCGGGGCGGGCGCGAGAAGATCGAAGAAGTGCTGGCCGAACTCGAGGACGTCCTGGAGATCGCGCGCCACGACGCCGAGTTCGCCGAGCTGCTCTCGTCGCGATCGGTGACCGCCGAGGCGCGGGGCGCGTCGCTGCGCCGGATCTTCGCCGGGCGCGTGACGGACCTGACCCTGAACTTCCTGCTGGTGCTGAACGCGAAGAAGCGGATCGGCGCGCTGCCGGCGTTCGTCGAGGGGTTCGATTCGCTCGTGCAGCAGCGCCTGGGACGCGTCGAGGTGGACGTCTTCACCGCCGAGCGCCTCGACGCCGCCTCGCTCGCCTCGCTGCGCGAGCGCCTGCAGGGGGCGCTGTCGCGCGAGGTCGTGCTGCACCCGTACATCGATCCGCAGATGATCGGCGGGGTCAAGCTGCGCATCGGCGACCAGCTCATCGACGGGTCGATCGCCACGAAGCTGCGGCGTCTGAAGGACCAGCTGGCGACCGACGGGGCGGCCGGCGTGCGAGCGCGCCTCCCCGACATCCTGTCCGAGTAG
- a CDS encoding phosphoglycerate kinase, translating into MPKKTIGAVDVSAKRVLIRVDFNVPVENGAITDDRRIREALPTIRSVIDRGGRAILMSHMGRPEGQGYEADASLKACAVRLGELLGKPVAFPSQDCTDQAAAAAVAAMQNGDVLLLENLRFHKGEKKGDPAFAAKLAAYGDVYVNDAFGTCHRPDASMVAVPKAMSGKPRVSGFLVEKEIKFLSETLANPAKPFVVVLGGAKVSDKLGAIENLLPKADFILVGGAMAYTFLAAMGKNVGTSRVEQDRIADAKRIIELDKKMKVEILYPLDHVCSTQFDEQSGDIEVFDAEIKDGFMGLDIGPKTQTKYALTLRKAKTIVWNGPMGVFEWSPFSQGTQQVAKAIADATKSGAVSIVGGGDSAAAVEKFHLADRMSHVSTGGGASLEMLEGKKFESVDLLDNA; encoded by the coding sequence ATGCCCAAGAAGACCATCGGCGCCGTCGACGTGTCCGCGAAACGCGTCCTGATCCGCGTCGACTTCAACGTGCCGGTCGAGAACGGCGCGATCACCGACGACCGGCGCATCCGCGAGGCGCTCCCCACGATCCGCTCCGTCATCGACCGGGGCGGGCGGGCGATCCTCATGTCGCACATGGGGCGACCCGAGGGGCAGGGCTACGAGGCCGACGCCTCGCTCAAGGCGTGCGCCGTCCGCCTCGGCGAACTGCTCGGCAAGCCCGTCGCGTTCCCCAGCCAGGACTGCACCGACCAGGCCGCCGCGGCCGCCGTCGCGGCGATGCAGAACGGCGACGTGCTGCTGCTCGAGAATCTCCGCTTCCACAAGGGCGAGAAGAAGGGCGATCCGGCGTTCGCGGCCAAGCTCGCGGCGTACGGGGACGTCTACGTGAACGACGCCTTCGGCACCTGCCACCGCCCCGACGCCAGCATGGTCGCGGTCCCCAAGGCCATGAGCGGCAAGCCCCGCGTCAGCGGGTTCCTGGTCGAGAAGGAGATCAAGTTCCTCTCCGAGACGCTCGCGAACCCGGCCAAGCCCTTCGTCGTCGTGCTCGGCGGGGCGAAGGTCTCGGACAAGCTGGGCGCCATCGAGAACCTGCTGCCCAAGGCCGATTTCATCCTTGTCGGCGGCGCGATGGCCTACACGTTCCTCGCGGCGATGGGCAAGAACGTCGGCACCTCGCGCGTGGAGCAGGACCGCATCGCGGACGCGAAACGCATCATCGAGCTCGACAAGAAGATGAAGGTCGAGATCCTCTACCCGCTCGACCACGTCTGCTCCACGCAGTTCGACGAGCAGTCCGGCGACATCGAGGTCTTCGACGCCGAGATCAAGGACGGGTTCATGGGGCTCGACATCGGCCCCAAGACCCAGACCAAGTACGCCCTCACGCTGCGCAAGGCCAAGACGATCGTGTGGAACGGGCCGATGGGCGTGTTCGAGTGGTCGCCCTTCTCGCAGGGCACCCAGCAGGTGGCCAAGGCCATCGCCGACGCCACCAAGAGCGGTGCCGTCTCCATCGTCGGCGGGGGTGACTCCGCCGCGGCGGTCGAGAAGTTCCACCTCGCCGACAGGATGTCGCACGTCTCGACCGGCGGGGGCGCCAGCCTCGAGATGCTCGAGGGCAAGAAGTTCGAGAGCGTCGACCTGCTCGACAACGCGTAG
- a CDS encoding HIT family protein, which produces MADTIFSKILRGEIPCHTVHEDAHVLAFLDIFPISRGHTLVIPREAKATLAELSDDAAAAIGRVLPRICRAVMRATGATAYNVLQNNGGLAHQAIDHVHFHIIPKYADRTDGAGLGIVWKAGKLDAGEGASLAREIAAGV; this is translated from the coding sequence ATGGCCGACACCATCTTCTCGAAGATCCTGCGGGGCGAGATCCCGTGCCACACGGTGCACGAGGACGCGCACGTGCTGGCGTTCCTCGACATCTTCCCGATCAGCCGCGGGCACACGCTGGTGATCCCCAGGGAGGCGAAGGCGACGCTGGCGGAGTTGTCCGACGACGCGGCCGCCGCGATCGGGCGGGTGCTGCCGCGGATCTGCCGGGCCGTGATGCGGGCGACGGGCGCGACGGCGTACAACGTGCTGCAGAACAACGGCGGGCTGGCGCACCAGGCGATCGACCACGTGCACTTCCACATCATCCCCAAGTACGCCGACCGCACCGACGGCGCGGGGCTGGGCATCGTGTGGAAGGCCGGCAAGCTCGACGCTGGCGAGGGCGCATCGCTCGCGCGCGAGATCGCGGCCGGGGTGTGA
- the mutL gene encoding DNA mismatch repair endonuclease MutL yields MQESRRPIRVLPPLVANQIAAGEVVERPASVVKELLENAIDAGATRLVVELEQGGIELVRVTDDGVGIPPDELPLALEPHATSKVWSPDDLARIATLGFRGEALASIASVSRLSIRSRTPGEAGATQIDQEGDRRTAPRPAPGAVGTSVGVRNLFFNTPARRKFLRTVQTEQERSVEVVRHVALAHPGVGVRLTCDGREVLDLPANQSPRARALAVLGGELAGELLDVAADRFDDARGLTLWGLAGTPSIARGSAKGQFVFVNGRPVRDRTIQHAIAEAYRGLIDASRYPTVVLMIEMSPEGVDVNVHPQKAEVRFRDSSMVHSTVLRALRDALRGADLTPALHASPAFQSLARQGVPASIPGSGLSGVGLSGLGPPGSGPPSSGPSVPNAAGAAAPWAGARAGASGDNVARFVEYFTRPAPAQRTLDLISVPALREALSPAAPDAASPAPVEVLAPDRAGAPDAGRPAWRDDPPGPLVPQEAPRVLQVHKSFLVTQDEQGVVIIDQHALHERVMFEYLLARVLGPEGRPLETQRLLSPAVVPCSPSQGERLGALRPLLARLGIECEALGPTTLGVQAFPSFLFERGVDPVEFMTGLLERIEQADFLREASHAGEAALREVLDMMSCKAAVKAGDRLTDLELGELVRLREDVERASSCPHGRPTSIRLSIRELEKLFGRT; encoded by the coding sequence GTGCAGGAGAGCCGCCGCCCGATCCGAGTGCTGCCGCCGCTCGTCGCGAACCAGATCGCCGCGGGAGAGGTGGTGGAGCGTCCGGCCAGCGTCGTGAAGGAACTGCTCGAGAACGCGATCGACGCCGGCGCCACGCGCCTGGTCGTCGAGCTCGAGCAGGGCGGCATCGAGCTGGTGCGCGTGACGGACGACGGCGTGGGGATCCCGCCCGACGAGCTCCCGCTGGCGCTGGAGCCGCACGCCACGAGCAAAGTCTGGTCGCCCGACGACCTGGCCCGCATCGCGACGCTGGGGTTCCGGGGCGAGGCGCTCGCGTCGATCGCGTCGGTGTCGCGCCTGTCGATCCGCTCGCGCACGCCCGGCGAGGCGGGCGCGACGCAGATCGACCAGGAGGGCGACCGGCGCACCGCCCCGCGCCCGGCGCCCGGGGCCGTGGGAACCAGCGTCGGCGTGCGCAACTTGTTCTTCAACACGCCCGCACGCCGCAAGTTCCTCCGCACCGTGCAGACCGAGCAGGAACGCAGCGTCGAGGTCGTGCGCCACGTCGCGCTGGCGCACCCGGGGGTGGGCGTGCGGCTCACGTGCGACGGGCGCGAGGTGCTCGACCTGCCGGCGAACCAGTCGCCCCGCGCGCGCGCCCTGGCCGTGCTGGGGGGCGAGCTCGCGGGCGAACTGCTGGACGTGGCGGCCGATCGCTTCGACGACGCGCGCGGGCTCACGCTGTGGGGGCTCGCGGGCACGCCGTCGATCGCGCGCGGGAGCGCCAAGGGCCAGTTCGTGTTCGTCAACGGGCGCCCGGTGCGCGACCGGACGATCCAGCACGCGATCGCCGAGGCGTACCGGGGCCTGATCGACGCGTCGCGCTACCCGACGGTGGTGCTCATGATCGAGATGTCGCCCGAGGGCGTCGACGTGAACGTGCACCCGCAGAAGGCCGAGGTGCGCTTCCGCGATTCCTCCATGGTGCACTCGACCGTGCTGCGGGCGCTGCGCGATGCGCTCCGGGGCGCGGACCTCACGCCCGCGCTGCACGCCTCGCCGGCGTTCCAGTCGCTGGCGCGCCAGGGCGTGCCGGCGTCGATTCCCGGGTCGGGGCTTTCAGGAGTGGGGCTGTCCGGTCTGGGGCCGCCCGGTTCGGGGCCGCCCAGTTCGGGGCCGTCGGTGCCGAACGCGGCCGGTGCCGCGGCACCGTGGGCCGGCGCGCGCGCGGGCGCCTCAGGCGACAACGTCGCACGCTTCGTCGAGTACTTCACCCGCCCCGCGCCGGCGCAGCGCACGCTGGATTTGATCTCGGTGCCCGCGCTGCGCGAGGCGCTCTCCCCCGCGGCTCCGGACGCCGCGTCGCCCGCGCCGGTCGAGGTGCTGGCGCCCGATCGCGCGGGCGCCCCCGACGCAGGCCGCCCCGCCTGGCGTGACGATCCGCCCGGCCCGCTGGTGCCGCAGGAGGCGCCCCGCGTGCTGCAGGTGCACAAGAGTTTCCTCGTCACGCAGGACGAGCAGGGCGTGGTCATCATCGACCAGCACGCCCTGCACGAGCGCGTGATGTTCGAGTACCTGCTGGCCCGCGTGCTCGGCCCCGAAGGGCGGCCTCTGGAAACGCAGCGTCTGCTCAGCCCCGCGGTGGTCCCGTGCTCGCCCTCGCAGGGCGAGCGGCTGGGCGCGCTCCGCCCGCTGCTGGCGCGCCTGGGCATCGAGTGCGAGGCGCTGGGGCCGACGACGCTGGGCGTGCAGGCGTTCCCGTCGTTCCTGTTCGAGCGGGGCGTCGATCCCGTCGAGTTCATGACCGGGCTTCTGGAACGCATCGAGCAGGCCGACTTCCTCCGCGAGGCGTCGCACGCCGGCGAGGCGGCGTTGCGCGAGGTGCTCGACATGATGAGCTGCAAGGCGGCCGTCAAGGCCGGGGACCGCCTCACCGACCTCGAACTGGGCGAACTCGTGCGACTGCGCGAGGACGTCGAGCGAGCGTCGAGCTGCCCCCACGGGCGCCCGACCAGCATCCGCCTGAGCATCCGCGAACTGGAGAAGCTCTTCGGGCGGACGTGA
- the nadC gene encoding carboxylating nicotinate-nucleotide diphosphorylase produces MPDDTEVNALPLPDLFARFVASGLVARVIDLAFDEDLGRAGDVTSLACIPEDRVGVGRLVARGGGVIAGLAALPLVRDRFAPGLHLRIAHRDATPAAPGTLLAELTGPLRAMLAMERTALNLVGRLSGVATRTAAFVGAMPPASRAAIYDTRKTTPGLRVLEKYAVRCGGGRCHRLGLHDAMLIKDNHLAGVGTAELAAFVQGAASRARAMSPVAFVQVEVDTLDQFEALLALPPGVVDIVLLDNMTPADLAHAARRRDARAPRLELEASGGVTLATLPAIATSGVDRISVGGITHQAVSLDVALDVEPG; encoded by the coding sequence GTGCCCGACGACACCGAAGTCAACGCCCTGCCCCTGCCCGACCTCTTCGCCCGGTTCGTCGCGAGCGGGCTGGTCGCGCGCGTCATCGACCTCGCCTTCGACGAAGACCTCGGGCGGGCCGGCGATGTCACCAGCCTCGCGTGCATCCCCGAGGATCGTGTGGGCGTTGGTCGCCTGGTGGCGCGCGGTGGGGGGGTCATCGCCGGGCTGGCCGCGCTTCCCCTCGTGCGGGATCGCTTCGCGCCGGGCCTCCATCTGCGCATCGCGCATCGCGACGCAACGCCCGCCGCGCCCGGCACGCTCCTGGCCGAGCTCACCGGCCCGCTGCGCGCCATGCTCGCGATGGAACGCACGGCCCTGAACCTCGTCGGGCGTCTCAGCGGGGTCGCGACGCGCACCGCGGCGTTCGTCGGCGCCATGCCGCCCGCCTCGCGTGCCGCGATCTACGACACGCGCAAGACCACCCCGGGCCTGCGCGTGCTCGAGAAGTACGCCGTGCGCTGCGGCGGGGGGCGCTGCCACCGCCTCGGGCTGCACGATGCGATGCTCATCAAGGACAACCACCTCGCGGGCGTCGGCACGGCGGAACTGGCGGCGTTCGTGCAGGGGGCGGCGTCGCGGGCGCGGGCGATGTCGCCGGTCGCGTTCGTGCAGGTCGAGGTCGACACGCTCGACCAGTTCGAAGCGCTGCTCGCGCTCCCGCCGGGCGTGGTCGACATCGTGCTGCTCGACAACATGACGCCCGCCGACCTTGCCCACGCCGCCCGCAGGCGCGACGCCCGCGCCCCGCGGCTCGAACTCGAGGCCTCGGGCGGGGTCACGCTCGCCACGCTCCCCGCGATCGCGACGAGCGGCGTGGATCGCATCAGCGTCGGCGGGATCACGCACCAGGCCGTCTCGCTGGATGTCGCCCTCGACGTGGAGCCCGGATGA
- a CDS encoding enoyl-ACP reductase, which produces MGLLDGKVGLVVGIANDRSYAWHIAKSLIQHGARCAFTHMPGERNEHRTRRAVDTLGAQNPWMCPMDAGNDEQIDGAFAKYAESFDRLDFVIHSIAFADRDILQPGKFITTTRAQYTSALDVSAYTLLAFAQRARPLMARSGGGSILGMSYYGAEKVVPGYNVMGVAKAALEATGRYLAAELGPDKIRVNLISGGYLRTLAASAIGGVDTISAMVEQKAPLRRNVEGREVGDTAVYLVSDLSSGVTGETIYVDCGVNILGA; this is translated from the coding sequence ATGGGTCTTCTGGACGGCAAGGTCGGGCTGGTGGTGGGGATCGCGAACGACCGCTCGTACGCGTGGCACATCGCCAAGTCGCTGATTCAGCACGGCGCGCGCTGCGCGTTCACGCACATGCCCGGCGAGCGCAACGAGCACCGCACCCGGCGCGCGGTCGACACGCTGGGGGCCCAGAACCCGTGGATGTGCCCGATGGACGCGGGGAACGACGAGCAGATCGACGGCGCTTTCGCGAAGTACGCCGAGTCGTTCGACCGCCTGGACTTCGTGATCCACTCGATCGCCTTCGCCGACCGCGACATCCTGCAGCCGGGCAAGTTCATCACCACCACCCGCGCACAGTACACGAGCGCGTTGGACGTCTCGGCGTACACGCTGCTGGCGTTCGCGCAGCGCGCCAGGCCGCTGATGGCGCGCTCGGGCGGGGGCTCGATCCTCGGCATGTCGTACTACGGCGCCGAGAAGGTCGTGCCCGGGTACAACGTGATGGGCGTCGCCAAGGCCGCCCTCGAGGCCACCGGGCGCTACCTCGCGGCCGAACTCGGCCCCGACAAGATCCGCGTGAACCTCATCTCGGGCGGGTACCTGCGGACGCTCGCGGCGTCGGCCATCGGCGGGGTCGACACCATCTCCGCGATGGTCGAGCAGAAGGCCCCGCTGCGGCGCAACGTCGAGGGGCGCGAGGTCGGCGACACCGCGGTGTACCTCGTGTCGGACCTGTCCTCGGGCGTCACCGGCGAGACGATCTACGTGGACTGCGGCGTGAACATTCTCGGAGCCTGA